From the genome of Desulfovibrio intestinalis:
TCGCTTGAAGTCCACAGGAGGAGTGTGGCTCGTGTCAGTGCTGCGAAGCGGCGTGACGCAATGCGTCCATACCTTCAAACTTGATAAAACTCACCCTTGATAACGTTCACTCAAGACCCGCCGTGCAGCATTCTGGCCGCAGGCGGGTCTTGTCATGCAAGCTCTGTACGGGCATGGTGGGGCATGGTATTTGCAGCTATTCGGCAAGAGATGTTTCGCCGCATGGACCCGCCATTATTCTGTCACTGGAAGAAGTATGCTCGTATATATACACGTTCCCTTTTGCAGCACGCGCTGCCGCTATTGCGCCTTTTATTCCAATCCCCTCGGGCGCGGGGTAGACCCCGCAGCATCCCCTGTGGTGCGGGATTATGTGGATACCCTGTTTATGGAGCTGGCCCACTGGGGCGACCGCCTTGGCGGCAGCACCGTACAGACGGTATTTTTCGGGGGTGGCACGCCAAGCCTGCTGCCGCCGCGCGTGGTGGGTCTCATTATGGAACGGATCGGACGCTACTTCAAACTGGCACACAAGGCCGAGGTGACCCTTGAGGCTAACCCGGAATCATTGCGGGGCGGCCACCGCGTAGCCCAGTATCTTGATGCGGGAATCAACCGCCTTTCCATTGGTATTCAGAGCCTGGACGAAAGCATGTTGCGCATGCTGGGCCGTCCGCACAAGGCGCAAGACAGTTTGCACGCCGCTTTTCTGGCGCGTGAGGCGGGCTGCGCCAATATCAACGTGGACCTTATGTGGGGGCTGCCGGGGCAAAGCGTGCGCCAGTGGCTGCAAACCCTCAAGGACGTCATGCGCATGAGCCCTGACCACATATCCGCCTATGGCCTGACCATTGAGCCGGGCACGCCACTGGAGCTGGATGTGGAGGACGGACGCCTGATACTGCCGCCGGAACGCGACCAGAACATCATGTTTATGGAAGGCGCGGCCTTGCTGGAACAGCACGGCTACATGCACTACGAAATTTCAAATTTCGCCCGTATGGGCTTTCAGTGCCGCCACAATATGGGCTACTGGGAAGGCGAGGATTATCTGGGCATCGGGCCTTCGGCCACATCGACCATC
Proteins encoded in this window:
- the hemW gene encoding radical SAM family heme chaperone HemW codes for the protein MLVYIHVPFCSTRCRYCAFYSNPLGRGVDPAASPVVRDYVDTLFMELAHWGDRLGGSTVQTVFFGGGTPSLLPPRVVGLIMERIGRYFKLAHKAEVTLEANPESLRGGHRVAQYLDAGINRLSIGIQSLDESMLRMLGRPHKAQDSLHAAFLAREAGCANINVDLMWGLPGQSVRQWLQTLKDVMRMSPDHISAYGLTIEPGTPLELDVEDGRLILPPERDQNIMFMEGAALLEQHGYMHYEISNFARMGFQCRHNMGYWEGEDYLGIGPSATSTIAGRRWTNPASQKAWDSRTRDGSLGQEVEELDPQTRVLELLMLRLRTARGLRVKAYREMTGRDFVRDHQRLVQALHENGLIRIRNGYLRLTRSGMLVSNSILSNLFARTREVLKQGLAPGAKPDVNPAAGIGTGSLGEAVLAEQAAGQLVGSFGSSGGDQGSAEENIVVPAGPLGHKRTTSRNAEIRPVQWPKA